In Plasmodium yoelii strain 17X genome assembly, chromosome: 6, one DNA window encodes the following:
- a CDS encoding V-type ATPase V0 subunit e, putative, whose amino-acid sequence MDSNIITGTYTFLIIWFVSCILFCVFFARNGKIALKDMFKLIITLVSIAVFCLWIFWLCVYISQLNPMIFPQRKIING is encoded by the exons ATGGATAGTAACATTATAACGGGAACATACACTTTCCTTATTATTTGGTTTGTGTcctgtattttattttgcgTATTTTTTGCAAGAAATGGAAAGATAGCATTGAAAGACATGTTTAA ATTAATAATTACACTGGTTTCCATAGCCGTGTTTTGTTTGTGGATATT CTGGCTATGTGTTTATATATCGCAACTAAACCCAATGATATTCCCCCAACGGAAAATCATTAATggatag
- a CDS encoding 40S ribosomal protein S5, putative, with amino-acid sequence MEATSDIKLFKKWSYEDVNIADLSLVDCIAVSQKACVYTPHTAGRYQKKRFRKALCPIVERLVNSMMMHGRNNGKKLKAIRIVAYAFEIIHLMTGENPIQVFVNAVQKGGPREDSTRIGSAGVVRRQAVDVSPLRRVNQAIYLICTGARNAAFRNIKSISECLAEEIIHCANESSSSYAIKKKDEIERVAKANR; translated from the exons ATGGAAGCAACATCTGATATAaaactttttaaaaaatggtcCTATGAGGATGTTAACATAGCTGATTTATCATTg GTGGATTGTATTGCTGTATCCCAAAAGGCATGTGTTTATACACCACATACAGCAGGACGTTATCAAAAGAAAAGATTTAGAAAAGCATTATGTCCAATAGTTGAAAGATTAGTAAATTCAATGATGATGCATGGAAGAAATAAtggtaaaaaattaaaagctATAAGAATTGTTGCTTATGCTTTTGAAATAATTCACTTAATGACTGGAGAAAACCCAATACAAGTTTTTGTAAATGCTGTACAAAAAGGTGGACCAAGAGAAGATTCCACAAGAATAGGATCAGCTGGTGTTGTCAGAAGACAAGCCGTTGATGTTTCTCCATTAAGAAGAGTTAACCAAGCAATCTATTTAATTTGTACTGGTGCAAGAAATGCAGCATTTAGAAATATCAAATCTATTTCAGAATGCTTAGCTGAAGAAATAATACACTGTGCTAATGAATCTTCAAGTTCTTATGCCATTAAAAAGAAAGACGAAATTGAAAGAGTTGCTAAAGCTAATCGTTAA
- a CDS encoding pre-mRNA-splicing factor CWC15, putative, with the protein MTTAHRPTWYNAIGGENQGGNRKVGQTAKVCSRDLPGHTKMKMRDLSDYTEDKEIIKNNLIELENKSSGREGNGKENDGKNDGKNDGKNKLLAIENIKKLTNCDYANPFPEDEDDEIQDEWKAHKMKKKKKEKNNNNYEHSDIISKENSSINDSDMNSENSENDDGSDKSDESDGSDDQSDEEEKELMRELENLKREKLEKLKKEKEEEELMKNKKNNVLTNNPLINLEDSDNEEFENHQKKRKWTDEAIFKNTCEKKTKTNTFINDTVRTAFHKKFLFKYIH; encoded by the exons ATGACAACAGCACATAGGCCTACATGGTATAATGCCATTGGTGGGGAAAACCAGg GTGGTAATAGAAAAGTTGGGCAAACCGCAAAAGTTTGCAGTAGGGATTTGCCTGGTCATaccaaaatgaaaatgagaGATTTGAGTGACTATACAGAGGACAAAGaaataatcaaaaataatttaattgaACTAGAAAACAAATCCAGTGGACGAGAAGGGAATGGCAAAGAAAATGATGGAAAAAATGATGGAAAAAatgatggaaaaaataaactgCTAGCcattgaaaatattaaaaaattaacaaattgTGATTATGCTAATCCATTTCCAGAAGATGAAGATGATGAAATTCAGGATGAATGGAAAGCAcacaaaatgaagaaaaaaaagaaagaaaaaaataataataattatgaacatAGCGACATAATATCCAAAGAAAATAGTAGCATCAATGATAGTGATATGAATTCTGAGAATTCTGAGAATGATGATGGAAGCGATAAAAGTGATGAAAGCGATGGAAGCGATGATCAATCTGATGAAGAAGAAAAGGAATTAATGAGAGAGCtcgaaaatttaaaaagagaaaaactcgaaaaattgaaaaaagaaaaagaagaagaagagcttatgaaaaataaaaaaaataatgttctCACAAATAACCCTCTTATAAATTTAGAAGATAGTGATAATGAAGAATTTGAAAAccatcaaaaaaaaagaaagtgGACTGACGAAGCTATATTTAAAAACacttgtgaaaaaaaaacaaaaacaaatacatttataaatGATACAGTACGAACAGcatttcataaaaaatttctatttaaatatatacactaA
- a CDS encoding rhoptry-associated leucine zipper-like protein 1, putative codes for MKVFTYLTIVQLIVCSYKCVGGSSVMSKLEKSNGNYVNKKFSNKNKDECNKKNKKNGNDIKINNLIEEYGNTSNEMSEKTYIDNIYDEGKEKYDEDLEEVDKEFANLNQNNFEEINNVNSKEDDNNDNDNFENNNNFENNNNFENNNNFENNTTVSNYENVSNYENVKDTNNGVRYFSDILYEGKKKKILLIHILKNIKKTLNRQNENFRNFLSFLSENYENYEKYTLLKNNFKYQNMPLGMSNSDTIQSFLSIKEANNKCPMKSQNGGNAENVENDNAENDDNDNDDNNNFQDDDNNNFQDDDNGKKESNPDEIQEVIDMLKNIIKSNNISFQQKEYLKLIIQVLELEDDLLDKEKIQVELNKNIINILMGKSNELRDLAIKLSNESGNPESSQRVDLAQNIVSNLLNLSVELKNTGNIVYNNIQGQGELLQTIDKTMSKAGNKLKNIRVHTEYKGMNPNDDYNNDDNNDNNDNNNNDNNNDNNDNNNNNDNNDNNDNNDNIIKVGKGNKYNKNYGKNKSRRGLKKFKKLGNNPNGENNDNKKNTLKHFSLDENMKNHFFNIFKKDEIALKKLYRMLSNLI; via the coding sequence ATGAAGGTGTTTACTTATTTGACAATTGTTCAGTTGATTGTATGTTCTTATAAATGTGTGGGTGGGTCCAGTGTGATGTCGAAATTAGAGAAGAGTAATGGAAActatgtaaataaaaaatttagcaataaaaataaagatgaatgtaataaaaaaaataaaaaaaatggtaatgatataaaaattaataatttaatagaaGAGTATGGTAATACATCAAATGAAATGTCagaaaaaacatatattgataatatatatgatgaagGGAAAGAAAAATATGACGAAGATTTAGAAGAAGTAGATAAAGAGTTCGcaaatttaaatcaaaacaATTTTGAAGAAATAAACAATGTCAATTCGAAAGAAGacgataataatgataatgacaATTTTGAGAATAACAACAATTTTGAGAATAACAACAATTTTGAGAATAACAACAATTTTGAGAATAACACAACTGTGtcaaattatgaaaatgtgtcaaattatgaaaatgtgAAAGATACAAATAACGGAGTAAGATATTTTTctgatatattatatgagggaaaaaaaaaaaaaattttattaattcatattttgaaaaatattaaaaaaacttTAAATAGACAAAATGAAAACTTTAGAAACTTCCTTTCCTTTTTAAgtgaaaattatgaaaactatgaaaaatatacattgctaaaaaataattttaaatatcaaaatatgcCATTAGGAATGTCTAACTCTGACACTATTCAATCGTTTTTAAGTATTAAGGAagcaaataataaatgtcCTATGAAATCACAAAATGGTGGAAATGCCGAGAATGTCGAGAATGATAATGCCGAGAATGacgataatgataatgacgATAATAACAACTTCCAAGATGATGACAATAACAACTTCCAAGATGATGATAATGGAAAAAAAGAAAGCAATCCAGACGAAATTCAAGAAGTTATTgatatgttaaaaaatattataaaatctaataatatttcttttcaacaaaaagaatatttaaaattaattattcaAGTTTTAGAATTAGAAGATGATTTATtagataaagaaaaaatacaagttgaattaaataaaaatattattaacatattaATGGGAAAATCAAATGAATTAAGAGATTTGGCAATCAAGTTAAGTAATGAAAGTGGAAATCCTGAAAGTTCACAAAGAGTTGATTTAGCTCAAAATATTGTTTCAAATCTCTTAAATTTATCtgttgaattaaaaaatacaggaaatattgtatataacAATATTCAAGGACAAGGAGAACTACTTCAAACTATTGATAAAACTATGAGCAAGGCAggtaataaattaaaaaacatacGAGTACATACTGAATACAAAGGTATGAACCCAAATGATGACTATAACAACGACGATAATAacgataataatgataataataataatgacaataataacgataataatgataataataacaataatgataataatgataataacgataataatgataatattattaaagtaGGAAAaggtaataaatataataaaaattatggtaaaaataaatcaagacgtggattaaaaaaatttaaaaaattaggaAATAATCCAAATGgagaaaataatgataataaaaaaaacacttTAAAACATTTCAGTCTTgatgaaaatatgaaaaatcattttttcaatatatttaaaaaggaTGAAATAGCTCTCAAGAAATTATATAGAATGCTTTCTAATTTAATTTAA
- a CDS encoding secreted ookinete protein, putative translates to MNKLLILSLFLYGVAAVRPFKGGNYDDAVKVINDDLERKSKKNGTMNDKPFNLRENINYERKNNYELYTDIDGELKQQKFNVNEPRQILKKNIDEFRYLINDLEILFGVYKFNPRDKEKVLKETLKPESLCFTIMGLISNHLNELKVNNAPIYGLYIKGERNSNYEVDSTLGIYAILSNVTISIGNFTFPEMKNAPYQLPYLVGHYDSRTGFKNKDIGYLCPLPTFLIDVIRTTKFGLRVFYNGSDIDVKELFPITLSYALENKSLLPIYKEDSNYKAEKTKLLNILSKEAEDVPFRMIKDKNISGKGVKNPEERILASKSFFNSREQIKKFISSSGKAPMDSSSIALYFLALSQNAFSKQKGFAMSRITKINVTNIQKSKTGYLTQYTIQLGLENNSSITINAVVNGKNIYVPSILEKNSSIVTSGSPSISFENIPYSYGIHVNEGGSGLVYLFAELVFNFNKAFPYNVNNLSMYVSSK, encoded by the coding sequence atgaataaactTTTAATACTATCTCTTTTCCTATACGGTGTTGCCGCTGTAAGGCCATTTAAGGGGGGTAATTATGATGATGCTGTAAAGGTTATAAATGATGACTTAGAAAGAAAAAGCAAAAAGAATGGTACTATGAATGATAAACCATTTAACTTAAGGgagaatataaattatgaaagaaaaaataactatGAATTGTACACAGATATTGATGGTGAAttaaaacaacaaaaatTCAATGTGAATGAACCAAgacaaattttaaaaaaaaatatagatgaatttagatatttaataaatgatttAGAAATTTTATTTGGTGTTTACAAATTTAATCCAAGAGATAAAGAAAAGGTATTAAAAGAAACATTAAAGCCAGAATCATTATGTTTTACTATAATGGGATTAATATCAAATCatttaaatgaattaaaagtGAACAATGCACCAATTTATGGATTATATATTAAGGGTGAAAGAAATAGTAATTATGAAGTAGATAGTACTTTAGGAATATATGCAATTTTGTCTAATGTTACTATTTCAATAGGAAATTTTACATTCCCTGAAATGAAAAATGCACCTTATCAATTACCATATTTAGTTGGACATTATGATAGTCGAACTGGATTTAAGAATAAAGACATCGGATATCTTTGTCCACTTCcaacatttttaatagatGTTATAAGAACCACAAAATTTGGTTTAAGAGTATTTTATAATGGTTCAGACATCGATGTAAAGGAATTATTTCCAATTACTTTATCATACGCTTTAGAAAACAAAAGCTTGTTACCTATTTATAAAGAAGATAGTAATTACAAAGctgaaaaaacaaaattgttaaatatattatcaaagGAAGCCGAAGATGTACCATTTAGAATGattaaagataaaaatataagtggTAAAGGAGTTAAAAACCCAGAAGAACGAATATTAGCAtcaaaatcattttttaactCAAGGGagcaaattaaaaaatttatatctaGTTCAGGAAAAGCACCTATGGATTCAAGTTCAATAGCATTGTACTTTTTAGCATTAAGTCAAAATGCTTTTTCTAAACAAAAAGGTTTTGCAATGTCTAGAATAACCAAAATTAATGTAACCAATATTCAAAAGAGTAAAACTGGATATTTGACACAATATACTATACAATTAGGACttgaaaataatagtagTATTACTATAAATGCAGTTgtaaatggaaaaaatatatatgtaccaaGCATTCTTGAAAAGAATAGTAGCATTGTTACTTCAGGATCTCCCAGCATATCATTCGAAAATATTCCATATTCATACGGAATTCATGTAAATGAAGGAGGATCAGGATTAGTTTATCTATTTGCAGAGttagtatttaattttaacaaAGCATTTCCATATAACGTAAACAATTTGTCGATGTATGTGTCAAGCAAGTAA
- a CDS encoding zinc finger protein, putative — MFYLIVYSQDSFKNVKQCLSIFENIYICNGNKVEKIDYKKNDIDTENNFLIKENESIQCKYIQYLNKNKIEYYISSFIELRVNITENFNLYLIKGNNQKTITDKKQDTSHYLKNYTNFDHVRIKEKNGNNPKNGKNIKKVNSEKQTIENTNHQNELNIPLHRSHMLFILSLPSYFIFYDFFSLIFDYIDYIDKIKIFYVKTNFDIFTKKKKKKKDTFKAISNDIHNEKNKENYMLNSKLEFESNNQSDYTLNSITSSSIEFSDFFSIPQTKNMFVKNNTNIDCQSNFINDDCTNYVQNDDNDNNNKFKKKKKKEKNVKKIRQKNEEHTKDNNTDNISKEKKIQFYKNLYKIFKKKMKKKYIYKTYSLLIIFKTQIYADMFYKNFHCKNIDLLIKKNLPKRNVNNYPVHKTWNIYCLFVSVVYYIIYQNCEKNCEKNCEKNCEKNCEKNDEPNDDPNDPNKTKPTQIINSTNIFDINNYEQFFKNVIIDGNICISTCIFCMERLGNFIYYILTRNKKSDKELYNTNKHHTPNNYINMSCNACMFIIFYDIVSEYTTNYFSYTIDECSYNIDDCSYNIDDCSYNIDECSYNIDDCSYNIDECSYNIDDCSYNIDECSYNIDDFSKKNQRSQKNEKICLYNHGINKIVQLNELVKILKCKNCNNVDDLWLCLICSNIGCGRYQKSHAKIHSSNYNHNYCINLKTKKIWSYQDDLFIDNTIDSQITNNNENITHLSINDTFRKYNQNNKNNQNNQNNQNNRSSYHTNIVKTIIGEDESENENESKNKNKNEHTIIYNENEYIKDDIKNLKYDTLYKYNSEIYDKIFDIFTNDTYIDDNLKNELLYILYSKLSYESNIYNNSLIDLQYKYLNKLEQKKMYIKNIQEKINEIKKQNNKITNYIQHIDHLIKTKNSEKMQMQKKIDFYRELNNNIISQKKNDKNTNQNKNKNNDKLNKNDENDQDTDSKKIKHLDQIIESLQSQIDKLLLDL; from the coding sequence atgttttatttaattgtGTATAGTCAAGATAGTTTTAAAAACGTTAAACAATGCTTAAgcatatttgaaaatatatatatctgtaatggaaataaagtggaaaaaatagattacaaaaaaaatgatattgatactgaaaataattttttaataaaagaaaacgAAAGTATACAAtgcaaatatatacaatatttaaataaaaataaaattgaatattatatatcatcATTTATAGAATTAAGAGTAAATATTACAGAAAATTTCAacttatatttaataaaaggAAATAATCAAAAAACAATTACAGATAAAAAACAAGACACATCACATtacttaaaaaattacaCAAATTTTGATCATGTTcgaataaaagaaaaaaatggaaataatccaaaaaatggaaaaaatattaaaaaagttaaTTCTGAAAAACAAACTATAGAAAACACAAATCATCAAAATGAACTTAATATACCGTTACACCGATCTCatatgttatttattttatctttaccatcttattttattttttacgattttttttctttaatattTGACTATATCGATTATATAgataaaatcaaaatattttatgttaaaaCAAACTTTGacatatttacaaaaaaaaaaaaaaaaaaaaaagacacgTTTAAAGCTATTTCCAACGATATCCATAATGAAAagaataaagaaaattacATGTTAAATTCGAAATTAGAATTCGAATCAAATAACCAATCAGATTATACATTAAATAGTATCACAAGCTCAAGTATAGAGTTTTctgattttttttcaataccTCAAACTAAAAATAtgtttgtaaaaaataatacaaatatagaTTGCCAAAGTAATTTCATAAATGATGATTGTACTAATTATGTACAAAATGacgataatgataataataataaatttaaaaaaaagaaaaaaaaagaaaaaaatgtgaaaaaaatacgacaaaaaaatgaagaacaCACAAAAGATAACAATACAGATAATATAtcaaaagaaaagaaaatacaattttataaaaatttatacaaaatttttaaaaaaaaaatgaaaaaaaaatatatatataaaacatattctctgttaataatatttaaaacacaaatatatgcggatatgttttataaaaatttccattgtaaaaatatagatttattaattaaaaaaaatttaccgAAAAGAAATGTAAACAATTATCCAGTTCACAAAACTTGGAACATATATTGTCTATTTGTTAGTgttgtttattatattatatatcaaaATTGCGAAAAAAATTGCgaaaaaaattgtgaaaaaaattgtgaaaaaaattgtgaaaaaaatgacgaGCCAAATGACGACCCAAACGACCCAAATAAAACTAAGCCaacacaaataataaattctACAAACATTTTcgacataaataattatgaacaattttttaaaaatgttataattgatggaaatatatgtatatctaCTTGTATATTTTGTATGGAACGTTTAggaaattttatatattatatcttaacacgaaataaaaaatcggataaagaattatataataCTAATAAACATCACACACccaataattatattaacatGTCATGTAATGCATgtatgttcataattttttatgatattgtTTCAGAATATACAACTAACTATTTTTCATATACTATTGACGAGtgttcatataatattgacgattgttcatataatattgacgattgttcatataatattgACGAGtgttcatataatattgacgattgttcatataatattgACGAGtgttcatataatattgacgattgttcatataatattgACGAGtgttcatataatattgacgatttttcaaaaaaaaatcagcgttctcaaaaaaatgaaaaaatatgtttatacaATCAtggaattaataaaattgtcCAATTAAACGAAttagtaaaaatattaaaatgtaaaaattgtaataatgTTGATGATTTATGGCTTTGCTTAATTTGCTCAAATATTGGATGTGGAAGATATCAAAAAAGCCATGCAAAAATACAtagttcaaattataatcaCAACTATTgcataaatttaaaaacaaaaaaaatatggagtTATCAAGATGATTTATTTATAGACAATACAATAGATTCTCAAATAACAaacaataatgaaaatataacacACCTTTCAATTAATGATACATTTAGGAAATATAAccaaaataacaaaaataaccaaaataatcaaaataatcaaaataaccGATCTAGTTATCATACAAACATAGTAAAAACAATAATTGGCGAAGACGAAAGCGAAAACGAAAAcgaaagtaaaaataaaaataaaaatgaacatacCATTATATACAacgaaaatgaatatataaaggatgatataaaaaatttaaagtatgatacattatataaatataatagtgaaatatatgataaaatttttgACATATTCACtaatgatacatatattgatgataatttaaaaaatgaattattatatattttatattctaaactTTCATATGaatcaaatatttataacaaCAGTTTAATCGATTTGCAATATAAATACCTTAACAAGctagaacaaaaaaaaatgtacataaaaaatatccaggaaaaaattaatgaaattaaaaaacaaaataataaaattaccaACTATATTCAACATATAGATCACTTAATAAAAACTAAAAACTCAGAAAAAATGCAAATGCAGAAAAAGATTGATTTTTATAGAGaactaaataataatataatttctcaaaaaaaaaatgacaaaaataccaaccaaaataaaaataaaaacaatgacaaacttaataaaaatgatgaaaatgatcaAGATACtgattcaaaaaaaataaaacaccTAGATCAAATTATAGAATCTTTGCAATCACAAATTGATAAGTTATTATTAGATTTGTAG
- a CDS encoding U3 small nucleolar RNA-associated protein 7, putative codes for MKADLFVGQNVETEKVPENKFNINTDIIIHKIKKNIFKKKKNGHNLNIDLLSNNKETLLSKDFPNLKNIKNKKIKKKLSTDVKLAILSSKKIITNAQFNNINDQGYIKLATHKNAEKKNAEKKDVEKKDVEKKDVEKNDPNESLINLSKQKGELRIVESKTLNNENNFQNDSIKISQKYIYEHADVGTQKKVFDLHLNLGPYKCNYSRNGKYLLVTGEKGHISLLDTHNMESLCELNVNETVRCNTTFHNHKLFAIGQKKYIYIYDNTGIEVNCIKDILYPCQLEFLPYHFLLASIGDLGELVYQDISVGNIITRKKTKRGPCSIMKQNKQNAIIYLGHRNGHVTLWSPNMDKSLCDIFAHKTPISSIGVFDNYLITASIDCTYKLWDIRKLEYIKSFKSHNIINNIDISDTSMVAFSMNSHFRTYKNFFTKPELYLTHNTGGDKINSIAFQPFEDICCAGLKYSIKSFIVPGSGLANIDTFVNNPYETKKQIKENEIRQLLDKLPPETIQFKPNEIGKMNPYISHDNIKQNILSEHITTVRSKNKNASLTKHQKQQNGNKSNHIPNNKKKGKKKGKKNIKKNDNKMVKNKT; via the coding sequence ATGAAAGCTGACTTATTCGTTGGTCAAAATGTCGAAACGGAAAAGGTTCctgaaaataaatttaacatAAATACGGATATAATTAttcacaaaataaaaaaaaatatatttaaaaagaaaaaaaatggacataatttaaatatagatTTATTATCAAACAATAAAGAAACATTATTATCTAAAGATTTTCCAAATctcaaaaatattaaaaataaaaaaataaaaaaaaaactatcaACCGATGTTAAACTTGCAATATTatcatcaaaaaaaattataacaaaTGCTCAATTTAATAACATAAATGACCAGGGTTATATTAAATTGGCTACCCATAAAAATgccgaaaaaaaaaatgccgaaaaaaaagatgttgaaaaaaaagatgtCGAAAAAAAAGATGTCGAAAAAAATGACCCAAATGAAAGCCTTATTAACTTAAGCAAACAAAAGGGAGAGTTAAGGATAGTAGAATCTAAAACATTAaacaatgaaaataatttccaAAATGATTCGATAAAAATTagtcaaaaatatatatatgaacatgCAGATGTAGGAACACAAAAAAAAGTTTTTGATTTACATTTAAATTTAGGTCCTTATAAATGCAATTATTCtagaaatggaaaatatcTATTAGTAACAGGAGAAAAAGGACATATCAGTTTGTTAGATACTCATAATATGGAATCATTGTGTGAATTAAATGTAAATGAAACAGTTAGATGTAATACAACTTTTCACAATCATAAGCTTTTTGCAATtggacaaaaaaaatatatttatatttatgataaTACTGGAATTGAAGTAAATTGTATAAAAGATATTTTATATCCATGTCAATTAGAATTCTTAccatatcattttttacttGCATCTATTGGTGATTTAGGAGAATTAGTATATCAGGATATATCTGTTGGTAATATTATcacaagaaaaaaaacaaaaagagGGCCTTGTTCTATAAtgaaacaaaataaacaaaatgcaattatatatttaggACATAGAAATGGGCATGTTACATTATGGTCACCAAATATGGATAAAAGCTTATGTGATATATTTGCTCATAAGACGCCTATATCATCTATTGGTGTGTTTgacaattatttaattacaGCTTCTATTGATTgtacatataaattatggGATATTAGAAAacttgaatatataaaatcttttaaatcacataatattataaacaatataGATATTAGTGATACATCTATGGTTGCATTTTCCATGAATAGTCATTTTagaacatataaaaatttttttacaaaacctgaattatatttaacacATAATACAGGAggtgataaaataaattcaatAGCTTTCCAACCATTTGAAGATATATGCTGTGCAGGTTTAAAGTATTCTATTAAATCTTTTATCGTTCCTGGATCTGGGCTAGCTAATATAGATACATTTGTTAATAACCCATATGAAactaaaaaacaaattaaagaaaatgaaattagGCAATTACTTGATAAATTGCCACCTGAAACAATTCAATTCAAACCAAATGAAATCGGAAAAATGAATCCTTATATTTCCCATGATAATATCAAACAAAATATTCTATCTGAACACATTACTACTGTACgctcaaaaaataaaaatgccTCACTTACCAAACAtcaaaaacaacaaaatGGAAACAAATCTAACCATATCccaaataacaaaaaaaagggaaaaaaaaaaggaaaaaaaaatataaaaaaaaatgataataaaatggtaaaaaataaaacgtGA